A single Mangifera indica cultivar Alphonso chromosome 20, CATAS_Mindica_2.1, whole genome shotgun sequence DNA region contains:
- the LOC123204240 gene encoding mavicyanin-like, with protein MLSRAYQYRNMIMLYLALVASLNVLEAGGATHIVGGSDGWDSFSNSLNWSREKEFHVGDVLVFNYKNDAHNVMQVNSTAYRKCIKNPYTRLFNSGHDSLVLSEVGKFWYICAVADHCENGQKLAIKVVL; from the exons ATGCTCTCTCGAGCTTATCAGTACCGCAATATGATCATGCTCTATCTTGCTCTCGTGGCATCTCTTAATGTGCTCGAAGCTGGAGGAGCAACTCACATCGTTGGCGGCAGTGATGGCTGGGATTCCTTCTCAAATTCCCTCAACTGGAGTCGGGAAAAAGAATTTCATGTTGGTGATGTTCTTG TATTCAACTACAAGAACGACGCACACAATGTAATGCAGGTGAACTCAACTGCATACAGGAAATGCATAAAAAACCCATATACAAGATTGTTCAATAGTGGCCATGACTCCCTGGTTTTATCAGAGGTTGGCAAATTCTGGTACATCTGTGCGGTGGCTGATCACTGTGAAAATGGTCAGAAGCTGGCCATCAAGGTGGTACTTTAG
- the LOC123204238 gene encoding ankyrin repeat-containing protein BDA1-like produces the protein MDERLQNFAKEGNEDAFFSVLAEDPYVLDRIDQVPFVTTPLHTAAREGKIHFAKEILNLKPSFAWKRDHLGRGPLRLALEGKHRLEGLFRRDSYLEEKYHELVTWLIRHDSGLVRVKARGMVTPLHYAAQVDDESSLAEFLHVCPSSIEDLTVKSETAVHVALKNGSLKALKVLLGWLQNVNKKEILNREDEEGNNALYTAVSANQPEAVKLLMEHMKMNKKNSKGLTALDIFYDRQGEGLVDAAVGDILLAAKAKRASQLHRPSQKTSLFEMALSFSGRIQKIYGLDERHMDKIPVEVKNVLLVVAVLVATANYQAALSPPGGYWQDDGNLQSAANNTGTSNITTSAISNTNTTTAISNTTNTLIRTEPSEHRAGRMILGSKLQLVVLLFNSVAFFTSLCLISTLVVRLPYDKFSMATVSCMAISYYISVLETFNYTGSTFVEYLFLYYLTAVAFAAYCFPLVLIKWIPQRKV, from the exons ATGGATGAGAGGTTGCAGAATTTTGCTAAGGAAGGAAATGAAGATGCATTTTTTTCAGTACTTGCAGAGGATCCTTATGTTTTGGATCGTATTGATCAAGTACCATTTGTGACAACTCCCTTGCACACAGCTGCAAGGGAGGGAAAGATCCATTTTGCCAAAGAGATACTAAACTTAAAGCCTTCATTTGCTTGGAAGCGAGACCATCTTGGGCGTGGCCCCCTCCGTTTGGCTTTGGAGGGGAAGCACCGGCTAGAAGGGCTCTTTCGTCGTGATTCGTATTTGGAGGAAAAGTACCACGAACTTGTAACATGGTTGATAAGACATGACAGTGGGCTTGTCCGCGTTAAAGCGAGGGGGATGGTTACTCCTTTGCACTATGCAGCTCAAGTAGACGATGAATCCAGCTTGGCTGAGTTTTTGCATGTTTGTCCATCATCAATCGAAGATTTGACTGTTAAATCTGAAACTGCTGTCCATGTCGCCCTCAAAAACGGGAGTTTGAAAGCCTTGAAAGTCTTGTTAGGATGGCTTCAAAACGTCAACAAAAAGGAGATCCTGAACAGGGAGGACGAAGAAGGAAACAATGCATTGTATACTGCAGTATCTGCAAATCAGCCTGAG GCGGTGAAGCTGTTGATGGAAcatatgaaaatgaataaaaagaacAGTAAAGGTTTGACAGCTTTGGACATCTTTTATGATCGCCAAGGTGAAGGTTTGGTGGATGCAGCAGTTGGGGACATTCTACTTGCTGCTAAAGCTAAAAGAGCATCTCAACTCCATCGTCCTTCACAAAAAACTTCACTATTCGAGATGGCCTTATCATTTTCAGGAAGAATTCAGAAAATCTATGGTCTGGATGAGCGACACATGGATAAAATTCCTGTTGAAGTCAAAAACGTACTACTTGTGGTAGCTGTATTGGTAGCCACAGCCAACTATCAAGCAGCACTAAGCCCCCCCGGAGGATATTGGCAAGATGATGGCAATCTGCAGTCTGCAGCCAACAACACTGGTACCAGTAACATTACCACCTCCGCTATCAGTAACACCAACACCACCACAGCTATCAGTAACACCACCAACACCCTCATTCGTACAGAGCCTTCTGAACACCGTGCAGGGAGAATGATTCTGGGGTCTAAACTCCAGTTAGtagttttgttatttaattctgTTGCTTTTTTTACGTCTTTGTGCTTGATTTCGACTCTCGTAGTTCGGCTCCCATATGACAAATTCAGTATGGCAACGGTAAGTTGCATGGCAATTTCGTATTATATTTCTGTTCTTGAAACTTTTAACTACACCGGAAGTACCTTTGTAGAGTATTTGTTTCTCTATTATCTGACTGCAGTCGCCTTTGCAGCATATTGTTTTCCATTAGTTCTAATCAAATGGATCCCACAACGTAAGGTGTAA
- the LOC123204360 gene encoding kinase-interacting family protein-like gives MEKAASNQSLPSKISSTNPPWLLPGLADVDERMKKLLTISASEEEKAGETFAERAEWYYQKRPQLLSLLKDLYKGYIILLNTKLKHPPQKNASECSTFDEEDQYESDIESTLSFQQPAAQSWTNIDNIVAELVVKNVENEMLQNQVNEMEQVGNESGKKIDLLKKLLELLESERVILMNEKVKLEYKVDSLEEDKRSLASEAMFMKRKACELARIVLRMREDHRVCILSQKIEDLQEQIYGLEKRNKEYYNMLLSNREHQQEEKEMMNRSKSSKVKSHKLVTLEGSFQSPDKLKLNKSNSALWKSDSVKGAGEKKGSKWWEKVKNVDLFSCGLNPSCT, from the exons ATGGAGAAAGCTGCATCAAATCAATCTCTTCCTTCGAAAATCTCCTCCACAAATCCTCCCTGGCTTCTTCCGGGCCTTGCAG ATGTTGatgaaagaatgaaaaaattgCTGACAATAAGCGCTTCTGAAGAAGAGAAAGCCGGTGAAACTTTTGCTGAAAGAGCTGAATGGTACTATCAGAAGCGCCCTCAGCTTCTGTCTCTTCTCAAAGACTTGTACAAAGGGTACATAATCTTGCTCAACACAAAACTCAAGCACCCACCTCAGAAAAATGCTTCTGAATGCAGCACTTTTGATGAGGAAGATCAGTATGAATCAGACATAGAGAGCACCCTTTCTTTCCAACAACCAGCGGCTCAAAGCTGGACTAACATTGacaacattgtggctgagcttGTGGTGAAGAATGTTGAGAATGAAATGCTGCAAAACCAAGTGAATGAGATGGAGCAAGTGGGGAATGAATCAGGGAAGAAGATAGATTTGTTGAAGAAGCTGCTTGAGTTGCTGGAATCTGAGAGGGTTATATTGATGAATGAGAAGGTGAAGTTGGAATACAAAGTAGATTCTTTGGAGGAGGACAAGAGAAGTTTGGCTTCGGAGGCGATGTTCATGAAGAGAAAAGCCTGTGAGCTTGCTCGGATTGTGCTGAGAATGAGGGAGGATCATAGAGTTTGTATTTTGAGTCAAAAGATTGAGGATCTTCAGGAGCAAATTTATGGGTTGGAGAAGAGGAACAAGGAATATTACAACATGCTACTGAGCAACAGAGAGCATCagcaagaagagaaagagatgatGAACAGAAGCAAAAGCAGTAAGGTGAAGAGTCATAAGTTGGTGACTTTGGAAGGGAGTTTTCAGTCTCCTGATAAGCTCAAGTTGAACAAGTCAAACAGTGCTTTGTGGAAAAGTGATTCTGTGAAGGGAGCTGGTGAAAAGAAGGGGTCAAAGTGGTGGGAAAAGGTGAAAAATGTGGACTTGTTCAGTTGTGGCCTCAATCCAAGTTGTACTTGA